Sequence from the Ostrea edulis chromosome 8, xbOstEdul1.1, whole genome shotgun sequence genome:
TTgtcaaaattcaattttgataGTTCACAATGCCAAAAGTTTCGACTTGTATCCGGTGCTAGAAGTTTTCATTGACCGTCATTCTATTCGACCCAGCAAGATTATTTACAATGGTTCCAAAatcatgtacatgcacattGCTCATCAATTTAATCTTACTTTTGTGGATTCTCTCAATTTTCTTTCCATGAAACTTGCTAAAATACCAGAAGCCTTTGGTCTGCAGGAACTTTGTAAGGGGTGTTGTGTTGGTCAATAACCTAACACTGGGTtcgatatatagatatatttattctgTTCTAAACTACATCCAGCTACATTGGGTATAAGATACAAACTGAACACTATTAGTTCTCACGCTCCCCAACTCCCATACTGCACTCTTGTCACCTATCATATACAGGTCATTCGTTCACTGCAGCCAGCGTGGGAATCTTTATCTGACTTTGTTTGCACTACATCTCCCCTTCAAAGTCATTTTCACAAATCAAGTTTGATCGGTGCTTTTGATAACCTCCCAGATCTGGTTACATAGCCTGACCCATTGCTGTTCTCGTTCTCAATTGACCTGCTCTCAgtttcattcatgtttttattttcacacaTACCGTCTTCATTAACTTTCTCTGACTCAGCATGCTGCCCTGTCTCTGTTTCAGTACTTTGTTGTTTATCTACAACATGTGATCTATTTCTCCTCACATCTCCTTCCTGagtttttaactcacctgagctgaaagctcaagtgagcttttctgatcacccgtattccggcgtccgtccgtctgtctgtccgtctgtaaacttttcacattttcaacttcttctcaacaaccactgggccaattttaaccaaagttggcacaaaacatccttaggtaaagggaattctaaattgttaaaataaagggccaggccaccttccaaggggagataatcaagaaaaggtaaaaatagggtaggttcattaaaaaatcttctcaataaccactgagccagaaaagatgaaatttatcgataagctttattaggtagtgcatattctaaattgttaaaatcatggcccctgggggttggatgggaccacaataggggatcaaagttttacatacaaatatataggaagaatcttcttttcaagaaccactgagccagaaaagctgatttttacatgaaaacttttccttatataatacagattctaaattgttaaaatcatgacccccgggggtcggatggggccacaatagggggtcaaagttttacatgcaaatatatagggaaaatctttaaaaatcttcttctcaagaaccactgagccagaaaagctgagatttatatgaaagcttcctgatatagtgcagattctaaattggtaaaatcatggcccccgggggtcggatggggccacaatagggggtcaaagttttacatacaaatatataggaaaaatctttaaaaatcttcttcccaagaaccactaagccagaaaagctgagatttatttgaaagcttcctgatatagtacagattctaaattgttaaaatcatggcccccgggggtcggatggggccacaataggggtcaaagttttacatacaaatatataggaaaaatcttcttcccaagaaccactaagccagaaaagctgagatttatttgaaagcttcctgatatagtacagattctaaattgttaaaatcatggcccccgggggtcggatggggtcacaataggggtcaaagttttacatacaaatatataagaaaaatctttaaaaatcttcttttcaagaaccattgggccaaagaagttcacatttacatgaaagctttctgacatagtgtagattcaagtttgcaaaaaccatggcctccaggggtaggtttggggccataatagggactacggttttacatgcaaatagatatggaaaatcttctgatatggaccaaggtgactcaggtgagcgatgtggcccatgggcctcttgttacaacATATGATCGAGGGAGATCTAGACAAGTTTTTACAACTCCTGGACACTTCTGATCTTTTAACCACACATTGGTTCCAGGCTTTAATTGTCTTAAATTTCTTGCGCGATGCCGTCTGTCaaaatttagtttttgtttctttttgttatttaaCTCGCGCTTTTGGATCAATTTTACATTGGGTAATTTTGGTTTTAATTGCTTCGGATTAATGGGCACATTTGTTTTGATCTTTCAATTCATTAATAATTCTGCAGGACTGTAACCATTGCTTAAGGGTGTGGAACGATACATCAACAAGGCTAAATATGGATCGTCTGatttttttaacatttgttTAATAGTTTGCACGGATCTCTCGGCAAGACCATTGCTCTGCGGGTAGTTAGGACTACTTGTTATGtgtttaaaataatattttcccGCGAATTCTCTAAATGTTTGAGAAGCATATTGTGGTTCATTATCAGAGAAAACTATCTCAGGTATTCCATGTCGCCCAAAGATGGATTTTAGGTGGTTTATTACCGCTGCCGAGGTTGTGCCAAACAACTTTGCAATTTCAATGAATCTTGAATAATAGTCAACAACTAGTAAGTACTTTTGACCATCCAGTTCAAACAAATCAGTGGCAACTTTTTGCCATGGTCGATCCGGAAATTTACTGGGAATGAGTGGTTCTCTTACATTTTGAGATCCCTCTATACACTTTGGACaagatttaattaaattttctaaTTGTGTACTCAAACCATTCCACCACACAGAGGACTTGGCTAATTCCCTACATTTCACTATCCCTTGGTGACCTTGATGTAGTTTTCCAAGCATTTCCTCCTGTAAACTATTGGGGATAACTAACCTTGTTCCCTTCAGTAACAAACCATTTTATACTGTAAAGTCTCCCCTGACTTCCCATAACATTTTTAATTGTGTTGGGATTTCAGATTTCTCGGGCCACCCTGATTTACAGTATTTTATGACATTGGCACACAGTGTATCTTGATGATACAGTGCTTTAATTTGGTCTAATTTACTGGGTGATGCTGGTAGACTGCTCATTATTGCATCAACAAAGGCGTTTACTTCATTATCGTCTGGGGCGGGCGGATCTACAGGTGCGCGAGATAAAGCGTCAGCTGTGATCAACTCTTTACCAGGAGTGTGACAAATGGAGAAAGTATAGCGCATAAGTCGCATCCTGAACCTTTGTATCCTAGGGGGTAATTCAGACAGATCTTTTGTACTTAAGAGTGGTTTGTGGTCCGTTTCTATTTTGAACTCACGACCTATTAAATTGTCACTGAGACGCTCACAAGCCCAAGTAATAGCTAAGGCTTCCTTTTCTATCTGAGCATACCTTTGTTCTGTTTCTGACATTGACCTTGATGCATAGGCCACAGGTTTCCATGCTTGCCCGTGTTTTTGCCTTAGGACAGCACCAAGATCATACGACGATGCATCTGCTGAAACCATAATGTCTTCCTTTTGGTCATAATGCATAAGGCATGGAGACTGAGCAATTTCTGACTTCAGACTCTCAAATGACCTTTCCTGTGCTGGACCCCACATCCATGCGTTTTTTAGTTTAAGCAGCTCTCTGAGAGGCTGTGACCTCTGCCAGCTTTGGTGAAAATTTGTTAAGCTGATTCACCATACCTAAGAATCTACGTATGTCAGACACGTTTTCTGGCTTTCTCATGTCTAATATCGCTTTGACCTTTTGGGACTCTACTCTGATACCCTTTTCATCAATGACATGACCCAAGAATGTTACTGATGACTTTGAGAATTCACATTTCTTGTTGTTCAAAGTGAGCCCATTGTCCTTGAGAATGcttaatatattttcaagaaTTGCATCATGTTCACCTTGACTTGTGGCAAATATAAGAATGTCATCCATGTGACATAGTACACCTTCTATTCCACAAAGGATTTCAGACATTCGTTTCTGAAAGAACTCACTGGCTGAATTTATCCCAAATGGAAGTCTATTAAAATAGAATCTCCCATGTGGAGTGATAAAGGTTGTGAGCAGCCGTGATTCAGGTGCTAGATTTATCTGCCAAATGTTATATATGTAATCCGGAAACCGTCCATGTACATTTGTCTTGTATAATCGATACTGTGCTCTACGTCATAgatctgtgttgtgtgtatgtaCTTTCTGTGTAGTTGAATAAAATGTAGTTTGTAAACACGTGCTCTGGATTAATCAGCAACTTCTGCACTGCGCATATTGTGGCCTCCACAATATACAACACTGGCGACGAGATTTCGGTAGTTCAACACTACGACGAATCCATTACGGCTCAGTAACGATGGCGACCTTCGCAATCGGTAAGATAGGAAACTTTGACGATGGCATAGAAACGTGGGAGGCCTATTCTGAACGCCTTGAACAGTATTTCTTAGCCAATGAGGTACATAACGATAAGAAGGTACCGGCACTACTCAGTTTAATAGGTCCAAAAACTTATGCGTTACTAAAAACCTTAGTAGCCCCAGACAAACCGTCTGACAAAACTTTTGAAGTGCTGATTGATCATCTAAATAAACACTTGAACCCCAAACCTCTTATCATCGCGGAACGTTTCCGGTTCCACAAGCGGGACCAAAAACACGGTGAAACAACAATGCAGTATGTTGCGGAGCTGCGAAATCTGGCTattcattgcaattttggtgCTAATCTTGGTGACACTCTACGAGATCGATTTGTGTGCGGTCTGAGAAATGAAAACATCCAGAAAAACCTTTTATCGAAGGATGATCTGACCCTGGACAAAGCGGTGAAGACTGCAGTAGCTATGGAAACAGCCACTAATGACGCAATCGAATTACAGGGACAACGTAGCCAACAACAGGTCAACAAGGTACACTTGAAAACATTTACCCCTAAAAAACAGTCCAAACAAAAATCTGCGCCTGCGCAACCATGTTTTCGATGTGAGGGTGACCATAAACCTGACAAGTGTAAACATATCAACACTGTGTGTCGTTTTTGTTCGATTAAGGGACATATTGAAAAGGCGTGTTTGAAGAAACGTAGAGGGAAACGACAGGACAGTAGGAAAACATCCAGAAGCAGAGGAGTACACATGCTACGAGAATCCGAATCAGATGACGACCAAATTCTGCACATAAATGTGAATAGCGTACAGGAGAAACACACGAAACCCATTATCGTGAAACCTACTATAGCTGGTAGACTTGTTAGCATGGAGCTGGACACAGGTACAGCACTGTCGATAATTTCCGAGCAGGATTATCAGTCAACTTTCAAAGATGTGAAACTAAAGTCGTGCGACAAAACATTGCGATCCTACTCTGGACATCCCATGAGACCCATTGGTAAGCTGAAAACCTTGGTAGCAATAAATGGACAAGAAGCCGAGTTGGATTTATTCGTTGTACCTCAGAATGGACCAGCGCTTTTTGGTAGAGACTGGTTAGAGAAACTCCAACTCAACTGGATTGACATTAAGGCATTACACTTTGAAGGGATACCAAGCATGGATCACACCACAAACCTTGACAAGCTTCTGAATCAACATAAGATTGTGTTTGCAAAGGGCATAGGGAAACTCAAGGACATTAAAGCTCACCTTAGCCTTAAGGATAATGCACATCCAAAATTCCTCAAGGCGCGTAGCGTACCTTATGCCATGCGACCCAAGATAGAAAAGGAGTTGGATAGACTTCAGCATGAAGGGATCATACATCCTGTGGCTCACAGTGATTGGGCAACCCCTATTGTCCCAGCCCTGAAAAAGAATGGTAACATTCGCATATGTGGTGATTATCGAGTTACAGTTAACCCAGTTTTGAAAGTGGATCACTATCCGTTACCTAAAATTGATGATATATTCGCCAATCTCTCTGGAGGCAAGAAGTTCTCAAAAATTGACCTCACTCAAACATACCACCAGATGGAGCTTGATGAAGCATCGAAGCAGCTTCTCGTCATCAACACGCATAAAGGACTGTATATGTACAACCGACTAGTATTTGGAATCGCTTCAGCCCCGGCTATGTGGCAGCGGGCCATAGAACAAGTTCTACAGGGCATTCCACACACCCAGTGCATCTTGGATGACATCATCATCACTGGTACTTCGGATGAGGACCACAAGCGTAACCTCAGCAAGGTGTTGTCACGTCTCGATGAATATGGCTTGCGTGTCAATTTGGACAAATGTGAATTCTTTAAGAAGAGGGTGAGTTACTGTGGACATGAGATCGACGAAAATGGCTTGCATAAGTCACCAGATAAAATCACTGCAATTACTGAGGCACCCAGGCCTGAAAATGTTACACAACTAAGAGCATTCCTGGAATTGGTCAATTATTACCACCGCTTCATCCCGAACTACTCCACAGTTGTCTCCCCTTTGAACGGACTCCTCCAGGACAAGGTGAAATGGGAATGGACAAATTCACATGATTCCGCATTCCGGAAAGTGAAACATTCTGGCTTCTGAACAAGTACTTTGCCATTACAACCCAGAATTACCTTTGAAACTAGCCTGTGATGCATCTCCATATGGTATTGGCTGTGTGCTCTCGCATACATTTTCGGATGGAAATGAACGTCCTATCGCTTATGCATCAAGAACCTTGAAGAAAGCAGAGCGTGGATACTCTCAGATAGACAAAGAAGCCCTTTCTATCTACTGGGGTATACAAAAGTTTAACACTTACCTGTTTGGAAAACACTTCACGCTAATTACTGATCATAAGCCATTGCTCAGTATTTTCAACCCATCCAAAGCTTTACCAACAATGACTGCGGCGCGGCTGCAATGATATGCTGTTTTCCTATCTGGACATTCTTATGACATCACGTATAAAAGCACACACAAGCATAGCAATGCGGATGCACTGTCCAGATTGCCGCTCGACTCTACAGAACCAGAAGAGGCTGATGAATTGGACATGTTCTACAGTACACAGTTAGAAATGTTACCTGTAACTTCTGAGCAAGTGCGCAATTCAACTCGACGAGATCCTATCTTATCGCAAGTTCTTGACTTTGTGTCGACTGGGAGATTTCCTTGCACTTGTGACAACAACATGAAACCTTATATTCAAAGAAAGGATGAATTAACATTACATCAAGGATGTATCATGTGGGGAAATCGAGTAGTAGTTCCTGAAAACCTGCGCACAAAGCTGTTggatgaaatacatgtaggacATCTTGGCATCGTCCGAATGAAAGCATATGCAAGATCGTATGTTTGGTGGCCGAACATCGACCGCGACCTAGAACAAACATGCCGCTTATGTACAGGATGCCTTTCTGTACAGAATCAGCCTACCGCTGCACCGGTACACCCATGGGACTGGCCTGAAACTCCGTGGTACCGACTACACATTGACTATGCAGGACCATTCAAGAATGCTATGTTCCTCATTGTGGTTGACGCTCATAGCAAATGGCCGGAAGTATTTCATATGACATCTACAACAGCATCGGCTACAGTAAAAACTCTGCGAACCTTATTTGCCCGTCAAGGCATACCTAATGAAGTAGTATCGGACAATGGCCCACAATTTGTCTCAGCAGAATTCAAAGAATTCATGACTCGGAACGGTATAAGACATGTAACATCTGCACCGTACCATCCTCGCACCAATGGACAGGCAGAAAGATTCGTACAATCTTTTAAACGCGCGATCAAGAGTGCAGACAATGACAAATCTGCAACCCTTAACCAAAAGTTATGCGCTTTCCTTTTCAAGTATCGCACAACTCCCCATGCAACCACCAACGAAACTCCGTCAATGCGAATGTATGGCCGAAACATCCGCTCACGTCTTGACCTTCTGAAACCAAATACTGCCAATGTTGTCCACAAGAAACAACATGAAGTACCAAAACATGTCGGAACTAACATCCGTGAATTCGAAAATGGTCAATCTGTAATAGTCCGCGACTACAGGGAAGGAAGGAGATGGGCGAAAGGAAACATCACTACAAAGACCGGTCCGCTGTCTTATCAAGTTGATGTAAATGGTTCCACATGGCGCAGACACGTTGACCAAATGAAAAGCACTGTATTACCAAGTGATATAAGTGAACCGCCTCTACCCGTGTATGTACCAGATGTTTCATTACCGAAGGACATTAGCGTGCCAGAGATATCTGTGGCAACCGAAAAACTGACAGAACAACCAGTACCGTTGGGTAATAAACACAAATAACCATTGCCCAAACCGGACAATACACCGCGTCGTTACCCACAACGGATCCGTAAACCCACTCAGAAACTGGACTTGTAAATGTGTTCATATTATTGACTGTTAAAGACTGTAGATTTAGATTCAATGTGACTATCTCAATTGTTTGTAGTCATTTTGTACTTTACTTCTCAATCTTACCATGTGTTTCAACTATTTCAGTATTATGTAAGTTTGATAATCTAGTCAAATGTATATCATACATTGAAGCATTAATGAATGATAATATTTCACTGTAATAAGTTTTCATCCTTAACGGGGGAGGAGTGTTATATATGTAATCCGGAAACCGTCCATGTACATTTGTCTTGTATAATCGATACTGTGCTCTACGTCATAGATCTGTGTTGTTTGTATGTACTTTCTGTGTAGTTGAATAAAATGTAGTTTGTAAACACGTGCTCTGGATTAATCAGCAACTTCTGCACTGCGCATATTGTGGCCTCCACAATATACAACACCAA
This genomic interval carries:
- the LOC125672782 gene encoding uncharacterized protein K02A2.6-like; this translates as MATFAIGKIGNFDDGIETWEAYSERLEQYFLANEVHNDKKVPALLSLIGPKTYALLKTLVAPDKPSDKTFEVLIDHLNKHLNPKPLIIAERFRFHKRDQKHGETTMQYVAELRNLAIHCNFGANLGDTLRDRFVCGLRNENIQKNLLSKDDLTLDKAVKTAVAMETATNDAIELQGQRSQQQVNKVHLKTFTPKKQSKQKSAPAQPCFRCEGDHKPDKCKHINTVCRFCSIKGHIEKACLKKRRGKRQDSRKTSRSRGVHMLRESESDDDQILHINVNSVQEKHTKPIIVKPTIAGRLVSMELDTGTALSIISEQDYQSTFKDVKLKSCDKTLRSYSGHPMRPIGKLKTLVAINGQEAELDLFVVPQNGPALFGRDWLEKLQLNWIDIKALHFEGIPSMDHTTNLDKLLNQHKIVFAKGIGKLKDIKAHLSLKDNAHPKFLKARSVPYAMRPKIEKELDRLQHEGIIHPVAHSDWATPIVPALKKNGNIRICGDYRVTVNPVLKVDHYPLPKIDDIFANLSGGKKFSKIDLTQTYHQMELDEASKQLLVINTHKGLYMYNRLVFGIASAPAMWQRAIEQVLQGIPHTQCILDDIIITGTSDEDHKRNLSKVLSRLDEYGLRVNLDKCEFFKKRVSYCGHEIDENGLHKSPDKITAITEAPRPENVTQLRAFLELVNYYHRFIPNYSTVVSPLNGLLQDKVKWEWTNSHDSAFRKVKHSGF